The Punica granatum isolate Tunisia-2019 chromosome 4, ASM765513v2, whole genome shotgun sequence genome has a window encoding:
- the LOC116204613 gene encoding putative receptor-like protein kinase At4g00960 isoform X1 codes for MASSCCSITSSFFLLLCFLLSNSSISEAEQWPEYRANACYVPSNDRLYFQNVNTLLSALTSKSISDYEKGFAYDMEGQGPPDQVFGLYLCRADLRSASCQACISNAGQRILKACPGMKDSTIWYDLCMLTYNYQPIISTARFSTYAYWYEYNMSDATATSFNELLEGMLEALIPKAATGQLAGKKFAVNRTIFTASQTLYMLAQCRPDLKAADCNQCLQAAATVDKLPRGIGGAMSFLQSCNIRYGNYSFYNETAVALMESAPTPALRRPGVIVAIIAAAISVTVVSFLILRCFLRKRHGFKQYKNDIQTAEAIQFNFAAIRAATNNFSADNKLGDGGFGVVYKGRLQDGQDVAVKRLFRSSAQGAADFKNEVEVVAKLQHRNLVRLLGFCVEGEEKILVFEYMPNRSLDYFLFDSEKRGHLDWSRRYFIVSEIAQGMLYLHEYSRLRIIHRDLKIGNILLDENMHPKISDFGMARIVGVNQTQGTASKIAGTLGYMPPEYVRAGQFSVKSDVYSFGMLVLEIMSGKKNSSFGHPDNAEGLPSYAWKHWTDGTPMEVLDPILRDPCKRNEVIRCIHMSLLCVQQNPADRPTMSTIDNMHKNYTVTLPDPQPPAFGFYGPNIIENNGDERAPSANKLTITQLEPR; via the exons ATGGCTTCATCTTGCTGCTCAATCACCTCctctttcttcctcctcctctgcttCCTGCTCAGCAATTCTTCCATATCTGAAGCTGAACAATGGCCCGAATATCGGGCTAACGCCTGTTATGTTCCCTCCAACGACCGCCTTTATTTCCAGAACGTCAACACCCTGCTTTCCGCTCTGACCTCCAAAAGCATTTCCGACTATGAAAAAGGGTTCGCCTACGACATGGAAGGGCAGGGCCCCCCGGACCAGGTCTTCGGGCTCTACCTCTGCCGTGCAGATCTGAGGTCGGCTTCGTGCCAAGCCTGCATCTCCAATGCAGGTCAAAGGATCCTCAAGGCCTGCCCCGGGATGAAAGATTCCACAATATGGTACGACTTGTGCATGTTGACTTACAACTACCAACCAATCATCTCCACCGCGAGGTTTAGTACATATGCCTACTGGTATGAATATAACATGTCGGATGCCACGGCGACCAGCTTCAACGAGTTGCTGGAGGGGATGCTGGAGGCCCTGATCCCAAAGGCTGCCACTGGCCAACTGGCAGGTAAGAAATTCGCGGTGAACAGAACCATCTTCACAGCGTCACAGACGCTGTATATGCTGGCTCAGTGCAGGCCTGACTTGAAGGCTGCCGACTGCAACCAGTGCCTCCAAGCGGCAGCTACAGTGGACAAGCTTCCTCGAGGAATAGGAGGGGCAATGTCCTTTCTCCAGAGCTGTAACATCCGGTACGGGAACTACTCATTCTATAATGAAACTGCTGTCGCACTGATGGAATCGGCGCCAACACCTGCTCTCCGCCGTCCAG GTGTAATTGTTGCCATTATTGCTGCTGCCATTAGTGTGACTGTGGTGTCATTCCTCATCCTCCGCTGCTTCCTACGGAAGAGACATGGATTCAAACAATACAAGAACG ATATCCAAACTGCTGAAGCCATACAATTCAATTTCGCTGCAATACGAGCTGCCACGAATAATTTCTCTGCAGATAACAAATTAGGTGATGGCGGGTTTGGCGTAGTATACAAG GGCCGGCTTCAAGATGGACAAGATGTGGCAGTGAAGAGATTGTTTAGGAGCTCAGCTCAAGGCGCTGCAGATTTTAAGAACGAGGTCGAGGTGGTGGCAAAACTCCAACACAGAAACCTGGTGCGGCTACTTGGGTTTTGCGTggaaggagaagagaagaTACTCGTCTTTGAATATATGCCAAATAGGAGCCTGGACTACTTCTTATTCG ACTCAGAAAAACGTGGACACTTGGACTGGTCGAGAAGATATTTTATAGTTTCGGAAATAGCTCAAGGGATGCTTTATCTTCATGAATATTCCCGGCTCAGAATAATTCACCGGGACCTCAAGATTGGCAACATTCTCCTGGATGAAAATATGCACCCCAAGATTTCAGATTTTGGAATGGCGAGGATCGTCGGGGTTAATCAGACCCAAGGAACTGCTAGTAAAATTGCGGGGACATT GGGTTACATGCCTCCAGAGTATGTAAGGGCTGGTCAATTCTCAGTGAAATCCGACGTATATAGTTTTGGCATGTTGGTTTTAGAGATTATGTCAGGCAAGAAGAACAGTTCCTTTGGTCATCCAGACAATGCTGAGGGTCTTCCAAGCTAC GCATGGAAACACTGGACTGATGGGACACCTATGGAAGTGCTGGATCCAATCTTGAGGGACCCTTGCAAGAGAAATGAAGTCATTAGATGCATCCACATGAGCTTGTTGTGCGTCCAGCAAAACCCTGCTGATCGGCCTACAATGTCTACGATAGATAATATGCATAAAAACTACACAGTTACCTTACCCGACCCTCAACCTCCTGCCTTTGGCTTTTACGGTCCCAACATTATTGAGAACAATGGTGATGAACGGGCGCCATCTGCAAACAAATTGACGATTACTCAACTCGAACCTCGGTAG
- the LOC116204613 gene encoding cysteine-rich receptor-like protein kinase 10 isoform X4 — MASSCCSITSSFFLLLCFLLSNSSISEAEQWPEYRANACYVPSNDRLYFQNVNTLLSALTSKSISDYEKGFAYDMEGQGPPDQVFGLYLCRADLRSASCQACISNAGQRILKACPGMKDSTIWYDLCMLTYNYQPIISTARFSTYAYWYEYNMSDATATSFNELLEGMLEALIPKAATGQLAGKKFAVNRTIFTASQTLYMLAQCRPDLKAADCNQCLQAAATVDKLPRGIGGAMSFLQSCNIRYGNYSFYNETAVALMESAPTPALRRPGVIVAIIAAAISVTVVSFLILRCFLRKRHGFKQYKNDIQTAEAIQFNFAAIRAATNNFSADNKLGDGGFGVVYKGRLQDGQDVAVKRLFRSSAQGAADFKNEVEVVAKLQHRNLVRLLGFCVEGEEKILVFEYMPNRSLDYFLFDSEKRGHLDWSRRYFIVSEIAQGMLYLHEYSRLRIIHRDLKIGNILLDENMHPKISDFGMARIVGVNQTQGTASKIAGTLGYMPPEYVRAGQFSVKSDVYSFGMLVLEIMSGKKNSSFGHPDNAEGLPSYDASIDSFL; from the exons ATGGCTTCATCTTGCTGCTCAATCACCTCctctttcttcctcctcctctgcttCCTGCTCAGCAATTCTTCCATATCTGAAGCTGAACAATGGCCCGAATATCGGGCTAACGCCTGTTATGTTCCCTCCAACGACCGCCTTTATTTCCAGAACGTCAACACCCTGCTTTCCGCTCTGACCTCCAAAAGCATTTCCGACTATGAAAAAGGGTTCGCCTACGACATGGAAGGGCAGGGCCCCCCGGACCAGGTCTTCGGGCTCTACCTCTGCCGTGCAGATCTGAGGTCGGCTTCGTGCCAAGCCTGCATCTCCAATGCAGGTCAAAGGATCCTCAAGGCCTGCCCCGGGATGAAAGATTCCACAATATGGTACGACTTGTGCATGTTGACTTACAACTACCAACCAATCATCTCCACCGCGAGGTTTAGTACATATGCCTACTGGTATGAATATAACATGTCGGATGCCACGGCGACCAGCTTCAACGAGTTGCTGGAGGGGATGCTGGAGGCCCTGATCCCAAAGGCTGCCACTGGCCAACTGGCAGGTAAGAAATTCGCGGTGAACAGAACCATCTTCACAGCGTCACAGACGCTGTATATGCTGGCTCAGTGCAGGCCTGACTTGAAGGCTGCCGACTGCAACCAGTGCCTCCAAGCGGCAGCTACAGTGGACAAGCTTCCTCGAGGAATAGGAGGGGCAATGTCCTTTCTCCAGAGCTGTAACATCCGGTACGGGAACTACTCATTCTATAATGAAACTGCTGTCGCACTGATGGAATCGGCGCCAACACCTGCTCTCCGCCGTCCAG GTGTAATTGTTGCCATTATTGCTGCTGCCATTAGTGTGACTGTGGTGTCATTCCTCATCCTCCGCTGCTTCCTACGGAAGAGACATGGATTCAAACAATACAAGAACG ATATCCAAACTGCTGAAGCCATACAATTCAATTTCGCTGCAATACGAGCTGCCACGAATAATTTCTCTGCAGATAACAAATTAGGTGATGGCGGGTTTGGCGTAGTATACAAG GGCCGGCTTCAAGATGGACAAGATGTGGCAGTGAAGAGATTGTTTAGGAGCTCAGCTCAAGGCGCTGCAGATTTTAAGAACGAGGTCGAGGTGGTGGCAAAACTCCAACACAGAAACCTGGTGCGGCTACTTGGGTTTTGCGTggaaggagaagagaagaTACTCGTCTTTGAATATATGCCAAATAGGAGCCTGGACTACTTCTTATTCG ACTCAGAAAAACGTGGACACTTGGACTGGTCGAGAAGATATTTTATAGTTTCGGAAATAGCTCAAGGGATGCTTTATCTTCATGAATATTCCCGGCTCAGAATAATTCACCGGGACCTCAAGATTGGCAACATTCTCCTGGATGAAAATATGCACCCCAAGATTTCAGATTTTGGAATGGCGAGGATCGTCGGGGTTAATCAGACCCAAGGAACTGCTAGTAAAATTGCGGGGACATT GGGTTACATGCCTCCAGAGTATGTAAGGGCTGGTCAATTCTCAGTGAAATCCGACGTATATAGTTTTGGCATGTTGGTTTTAGAGATTATGTCAGGCAAGAAGAACAGTTCCTTTGGTCATCCAGACAATGCTGAGGGTCTTCCAAGCTAC GATGCAAGTATCGATTCTTTCCTGTAA
- the LOC116204615 gene encoding putative cysteine-rich receptor-like protein kinase 9: MSSSSSPFNNVSVSFTASVFLLMCFLLNISCKSEAQPSPIRNISACYTPSNSSLYQENVKTVLYSLTSKNTSDYLAGFATAGARQGTPDQVFGLFLCRADLSSASCQACVANASKGILLGCVGYKDSTIWYDLCMLTYNYQPIVSTLRVSTYAYWYEYDISDAEAISFNKLLNVTLEVLIPNASVQLAGKKFAVNRTSLTESWPLYTLAQCTPDLTAPNCSQCLQAAAEKLPRGKGGAMSLLQSCNIRYANYSFYNETAVAQLPSPPPAPAPRSAEAIPNSPALAPRSQGEPKISTGVIVAIIFAAISG, encoded by the exons AtgtcttcatcttcatctccCTTCAACAATGTCTCTGTTTCATTCACTGCCTCCGTCTTTCTCCTCATGTGCTTCCTGCTCAACATTTCTTGCAAGTCTGAAGCTCAGCCATCTCCCATCAGAAACATTTCCGCCTGCTATACTCCCTCCAACAGCAGCCTTTACCAGGAGAACGTCAAAACGGTGCTCTACTCTCTGACCTCCAAAAACACCTCCGACTACCTCGCCGGGTTTGCCACTGCTGGGGCAAGGCAGGGCACACCAGACCAGGTCTTCGGGCTCTTCCTCTGCCGTGCAGATCTAAGCTCAGCTTCGTGCCAAGCCTGCGTCGCCAATGCAAGCAAAGGGATCCTCCTGGGCTGTGTCGGGTATAAAGATTCCACCATATGGTACGACTTGTGCATGTTGACTTACAACTACCAACCAATCGTCTCCACCCTGAGGGTTAGCACATATGCCTACTGGTATGAATATGACATCTCGGATGCCGAGGCCATCAGCTTCAACAAGTTGCTGAATGTGACGCTGGAGGTCCTGATCCCAAATGCCTCCGTCCAATTGGCAGGTAAGAAATTTGCGGTGAACAGGACCAGCCTCACGGAGTCGTGGCCCCTGTACACTCTTGCTCAGTGCACACCTGACTTGACGGCTCCCAACTGCAGCCAGTGCCTCCAAGCGGCAGCCGAGAAGCTTCCTCGGGGAAAGGGAGGGGCAATGTCCCTTCTCCAAAGTTGTAACATACGGTACGCGAACtactcgttttataatgaaactGCTGTCGCGCAGCTGCCATCGCCGCCACCAGCTCCTGCTCCCAGATCCGCTGAAGCCATCCCTAATTCTCCGGCCTTGGCGCCAAGATCTCAAG GTGAGCCGAAAATATCAACAGGTGTAATTGTTGCCATCATATTTGCTGCCATTAGTGGGTGA
- the LOC116204613 gene encoding cysteine-rich receptor-like protein kinase 10 isoform X3, translating into MASSCCSITSSFFLLLCFLLSNSSISEAEQWPEYRANACYVPSNDRLYFQNVNTLLSALTSKSISDYEKGFAYDMEGQGPPDQVFGLYLCRADLRSASCQACISNAGQRILKACPGMKDSTIWYDLCMLTYNYQPIISTARFSTYAYWYEYNMSDATATSFNELLEGMLEALIPKAATGQLAGKKFAVNRTIFTASQTLYMLAQCRPDLKAADCNQCLQAAATVDKLPRGIGGAMSFLQSCNIRYGNYSFYNETAVALMESAPTPALRRPGVIVAIIAAAISVTVVSFLILRCFLRKRHGFKQYKNDIQTAEAIQFNFAAIRAATNNFSADNKLGDGGFGVVYKGRLQDGQDVAVKRLFRSSAQGAADFKNEVEVVAKLQHRNLVRLLGFCVEGEEKILVFEYMPNRSLDYFLFDSEKRGHLDWSRRYFIVSEIAQGMLYLHEYSRLRIIHRDLKIGNILLDENMHPKISDFGMARIVGVNQTQGTASKIAGTLGYMPPEYVRAGQFSVKSDVYSFGMLVLEIMSGKKNSSFGHPDNAEGLPSYGVEETKTDAFRRLKLGEFFLENW; encoded by the exons ATGGCTTCATCTTGCTGCTCAATCACCTCctctttcttcctcctcctctgcttCCTGCTCAGCAATTCTTCCATATCTGAAGCTGAACAATGGCCCGAATATCGGGCTAACGCCTGTTATGTTCCCTCCAACGACCGCCTTTATTTCCAGAACGTCAACACCCTGCTTTCCGCTCTGACCTCCAAAAGCATTTCCGACTATGAAAAAGGGTTCGCCTACGACATGGAAGGGCAGGGCCCCCCGGACCAGGTCTTCGGGCTCTACCTCTGCCGTGCAGATCTGAGGTCGGCTTCGTGCCAAGCCTGCATCTCCAATGCAGGTCAAAGGATCCTCAAGGCCTGCCCCGGGATGAAAGATTCCACAATATGGTACGACTTGTGCATGTTGACTTACAACTACCAACCAATCATCTCCACCGCGAGGTTTAGTACATATGCCTACTGGTATGAATATAACATGTCGGATGCCACGGCGACCAGCTTCAACGAGTTGCTGGAGGGGATGCTGGAGGCCCTGATCCCAAAGGCTGCCACTGGCCAACTGGCAGGTAAGAAATTCGCGGTGAACAGAACCATCTTCACAGCGTCACAGACGCTGTATATGCTGGCTCAGTGCAGGCCTGACTTGAAGGCTGCCGACTGCAACCAGTGCCTCCAAGCGGCAGCTACAGTGGACAAGCTTCCTCGAGGAATAGGAGGGGCAATGTCCTTTCTCCAGAGCTGTAACATCCGGTACGGGAACTACTCATTCTATAATGAAACTGCTGTCGCACTGATGGAATCGGCGCCAACACCTGCTCTCCGCCGTCCAG GTGTAATTGTTGCCATTATTGCTGCTGCCATTAGTGTGACTGTGGTGTCATTCCTCATCCTCCGCTGCTTCCTACGGAAGAGACATGGATTCAAACAATACAAGAACG ATATCCAAACTGCTGAAGCCATACAATTCAATTTCGCTGCAATACGAGCTGCCACGAATAATTTCTCTGCAGATAACAAATTAGGTGATGGCGGGTTTGGCGTAGTATACAAG GGCCGGCTTCAAGATGGACAAGATGTGGCAGTGAAGAGATTGTTTAGGAGCTCAGCTCAAGGCGCTGCAGATTTTAAGAACGAGGTCGAGGTGGTGGCAAAACTCCAACACAGAAACCTGGTGCGGCTACTTGGGTTTTGCGTggaaggagaagagaagaTACTCGTCTTTGAATATATGCCAAATAGGAGCCTGGACTACTTCTTATTCG ACTCAGAAAAACGTGGACACTTGGACTGGTCGAGAAGATATTTTATAGTTTCGGAAATAGCTCAAGGGATGCTTTATCTTCATGAATATTCCCGGCTCAGAATAATTCACCGGGACCTCAAGATTGGCAACATTCTCCTGGATGAAAATATGCACCCCAAGATTTCAGATTTTGGAATGGCGAGGATCGTCGGGGTTAATCAGACCCAAGGAACTGCTAGTAAAATTGCGGGGACATT GGGTTACATGCCTCCAGAGTATGTAAGGGCTGGTCAATTCTCAGTGAAATCCGACGTATATAGTTTTGGCATGTTGGTTTTAGAGATTATGTCAGGCAAGAAGAACAGTTCCTTTGGTCATCCAGACAATGCTGAGGGTCTTCCAAGCTAC GGAGTGGAGGAGACTAAAACGGATGCATTCCGAAGGCTCAAGCTcggtgaattttttttggaaaattggTGA
- the LOC116204613 gene encoding putative receptor-like protein kinase At4g00960 isoform X2, whose translation MASSCCSITSSFFLLLCFLLSNSSISEAEQWPEYRANACYVPSNDRLYFQNVNTLLSALTSKSISDYEKGFAYDMEGQGPPDQVFGLYLCRADLRSASCQACISNAGQRILKACPGMKDSTICFNELLEGMLEALIPKAATGQLAGKKFAVNRTIFTASQTLYMLAQCRPDLKAADCNQCLQAAATVDKLPRGIGGAMSFLQSCNIRYGNYSFYNETAVALMESAPTPALRRPGVIVAIIAAAISVTVVSFLILRCFLRKRHGFKQYKNDIQTAEAIQFNFAAIRAATNNFSADNKLGDGGFGVVYKGRLQDGQDVAVKRLFRSSAQGAADFKNEVEVVAKLQHRNLVRLLGFCVEGEEKILVFEYMPNRSLDYFLFDSEKRGHLDWSRRYFIVSEIAQGMLYLHEYSRLRIIHRDLKIGNILLDENMHPKISDFGMARIVGVNQTQGTASKIAGTLGYMPPEYVRAGQFSVKSDVYSFGMLVLEIMSGKKNSSFGHPDNAEGLPSYAWKHWTDGTPMEVLDPILRDPCKRNEVIRCIHMSLLCVQQNPADRPTMSTIDNMHKNYTVTLPDPQPPAFGFYGPNIIENNGDERAPSANKLTITQLEPR comes from the exons ATGGCTTCATCTTGCTGCTCAATCACCTCctctttcttcctcctcctctgcttCCTGCTCAGCAATTCTTCCATATCTGAAGCTGAACAATGGCCCGAATATCGGGCTAACGCCTGTTATGTTCCCTCCAACGACCGCCTTTATTTCCAGAACGTCAACACCCTGCTTTCCGCTCTGACCTCCAAAAGCATTTCCGACTATGAAAAAGGGTTCGCCTACGACATGGAAGGGCAGGGCCCCCCGGACCAGGTCTTCGGGCTCTACCTCTGCCGTGCAGATCTGAGGTCGGCTTCGTGCCAAGCCTGCATCTCCAATGCAGGTCAAAGGATCCTCAAGGCCTGCCCCGGGATGAAAGATTCCACAATATG CTTCAACGAGTTGCTGGAGGGGATGCTGGAGGCCCTGATCCCAAAGGCTGCCACTGGCCAACTGGCAGGTAAGAAATTCGCGGTGAACAGAACCATCTTCACAGCGTCACAGACGCTGTATATGCTGGCTCAGTGCAGGCCTGACTTGAAGGCTGCCGACTGCAACCAGTGCCTCCAAGCGGCAGCTACAGTGGACAAGCTTCCTCGAGGAATAGGAGGGGCAATGTCCTTTCTCCAGAGCTGTAACATCCGGTACGGGAACTACTCATTCTATAATGAAACTGCTGTCGCACTGATGGAATCGGCGCCAACACCTGCTCTCCGCCGTCCAG GTGTAATTGTTGCCATTATTGCTGCTGCCATTAGTGTGACTGTGGTGTCATTCCTCATCCTCCGCTGCTTCCTACGGAAGAGACATGGATTCAAACAATACAAGAACG ATATCCAAACTGCTGAAGCCATACAATTCAATTTCGCTGCAATACGAGCTGCCACGAATAATTTCTCTGCAGATAACAAATTAGGTGATGGCGGGTTTGGCGTAGTATACAAG GGCCGGCTTCAAGATGGACAAGATGTGGCAGTGAAGAGATTGTTTAGGAGCTCAGCTCAAGGCGCTGCAGATTTTAAGAACGAGGTCGAGGTGGTGGCAAAACTCCAACACAGAAACCTGGTGCGGCTACTTGGGTTTTGCGTggaaggagaagagaagaTACTCGTCTTTGAATATATGCCAAATAGGAGCCTGGACTACTTCTTATTCG ACTCAGAAAAACGTGGACACTTGGACTGGTCGAGAAGATATTTTATAGTTTCGGAAATAGCTCAAGGGATGCTTTATCTTCATGAATATTCCCGGCTCAGAATAATTCACCGGGACCTCAAGATTGGCAACATTCTCCTGGATGAAAATATGCACCCCAAGATTTCAGATTTTGGAATGGCGAGGATCGTCGGGGTTAATCAGACCCAAGGAACTGCTAGTAAAATTGCGGGGACATT GGGTTACATGCCTCCAGAGTATGTAAGGGCTGGTCAATTCTCAGTGAAATCCGACGTATATAGTTTTGGCATGTTGGTTTTAGAGATTATGTCAGGCAAGAAGAACAGTTCCTTTGGTCATCCAGACAATGCTGAGGGTCTTCCAAGCTAC GCATGGAAACACTGGACTGATGGGACACCTATGGAAGTGCTGGATCCAATCTTGAGGGACCCTTGCAAGAGAAATGAAGTCATTAGATGCATCCACATGAGCTTGTTGTGCGTCCAGCAAAACCCTGCTGATCGGCCTACAATGTCTACGATAGATAATATGCATAAAAACTACACAGTTACCTTACCCGACCCTCAACCTCCTGCCTTTGGCTTTTACGGTCCCAACATTATTGAGAACAATGGTGATGAACGGGCGCCATCTGCAAACAAATTGACGATTACTCAACTCGAACCTCGGTAG
- the LOC116204616 gene encoding LOW QUALITY PROTEIN: putative cysteine-rich receptor-like protein kinase 9 (The sequence of the model RefSeq protein was modified relative to this genomic sequence to represent the inferred CDS: inserted 1 base in 1 codon) → MGSSPSNIFSLAIASSSFLLLCLLLCNSSISEAEQWPEYRANACYVPSNDSLYFQKNVNTLLSALTSKSTSDYEKGFAYGMEGQGPPDQVFGLFLCRADLRSASCQACISTAXSKILQACPGMKDSTIWYDLCMLTYNYQPIISTARVSTYASWYEYNMLDATATSFNKLLEVTLEALIPKAANGQLAGKKFAVNRTSFTASQPLYTLAQCTPDLMAADCNKCLQAAAAVDKLPRGKGGAMSFLQSCNIRYGNYSFYNETAVAQLLPPPPASPPPIPHPLALATRP, encoded by the exons ATGGGTTCATCTCCCTCCAACATTTTCTCCCTTGCGAtcgcctcctcctccttcctcctcctctgcttGCTGCTCTGCAATTCTTCCATATCTGAAGCTGAACAATGGCCCGAATATCGGGCTAACGCCTGTTATGTTCCCTCCAACGACAGCCTTTATTTCCAGAAGAACGTCAACACCCTGCTCTCCGCTCTGACCTCCAAAAGCACCTCCGACTACGAAAAAGGGTTCGCCTATGGCATGGAAGGGCAGGGCCCACCGGACCAGGTCTTCGGGCTCTTCCTCTGCCGTGCAGATCTGAGGTCGGCTTCATGCCAAGCCTGCATCTCCACTG AGTCAAAGATCCTCCAGGCCTGCCCCGGGATGAAAGATTCCACCATATGGTACGACTTGTGCATGTTGACTTACAACTACCAACCGATCATCTCCACCGCGAGGGTTAGTACGTATGCTTCCTGGTATGAATATAACATGTTGGATGCCACGGCGACCAGCTTCAACAAGTTGCTGGAGGTAACGCTGGAGGCCCTGATCCCAAAGGCTGCCAATGGCCAACTGGCAGGTAAGAAATTCGCGGTGAACAGGACCAGCTTCACGGCGTCGCAACCGCTGTATACGCTTGCTCAGTGCACGCCTGACTTGATGGCTGCCGACTGCAACAAGTGCCTCCAAGCAGCAGCTGCAGTGGACAAGCTTCCTCGAGGAAAGGGAGGGGCAATGTCCTTTCTCCAGAGTTGTAACATTCGGTACGGGAACTACTCGTTCTACAATGAAACTGCTGTTGCACAGCTGCTACCGCCACCACCAGCTTCACCTCCTCCCATCCCTCATCCTCTGGCTTTGGCAACAAGACCATAG